Proteins encoded within one genomic window of Synechococcus sp. PCC 7335:
- a CDS encoding MBOAT family protein, translated as MTQPSILYALFLALLFPAYWLLPIQKLDQPQPKQSLRLWVILLASLFFYASLLTADYIPLLLILTAMNFFIGKALSAPVNRPILDNACQSAQANRTTHKTQVLALGISLNLLLLLSFKYVSPSLSALGFEQLAVGPVAALAMPLGLSFFTFECIAYLVDVYRGLPACQSWLEFAAYKLFFPKLVSGPITRFHSFSNQLKSLSFPSLDRNIEGLWLIASGAVKKLVIADNIGQLVDISAESLSRAGSGDIWLLAFAYGLQLYFDFSGYVDVARGSALLLGFNLPQNFNFPYFALSITDFWQRWHITLGAWLRNYLYFPLGGSRRGLTRTCFNLMVVMLIAGAWHGDRWGFVVWGAIHGLALIVHRLNRAVCDRASWLQAFWQSTPGVVIAWIITQFTVFFSWIFFRFPNLTDASLAIQRLFGHRADIQFAQKVYLDSTGLNRSQLLLLLSSLAIAIGIAYLIHQGLKLQISWPVKVLLLPLCGFFAWILAPDMALPFIYFDF; from the coding sequence ATGACCCAGCCATCTATTCTCTATGCTCTGTTCTTGGCCTTGCTCTTTCCAGCATATTGGCTGCTTCCAATCCAAAAGCTAGATCAGCCACAACCGAAGCAATCGCTCAGGCTCTGGGTCATTCTACTGGCAAGTCTATTCTTCTACGCTTCTCTACTAACAGCAGACTATATTCCACTACTGCTAATCCTAACTGCTATGAATTTCTTCATTGGCAAGGCCCTATCGGCGCCAGTGAACCGGCCTATTCTAGATAACGCATGTCAATCTGCACAGGCAAACAGGACAACGCATAAAACACAAGTGCTAGCGCTAGGAATCTCACTAAACCTGCTGTTGTTGCTCAGTTTTAAGTATGTTTCACCGAGCCTGTCAGCCTTGGGGTTTGAGCAGCTAGCTGTCGGTCCTGTTGCGGCGTTGGCAATGCCGCTGGGGCTGAGCTTCTTTACTTTTGAATGTATTGCCTATCTTGTAGATGTCTATCGTGGCTTACCTGCTTGCCAAAGCTGGTTAGAATTCGCAGCTTACAAACTCTTTTTTCCAAAGCTTGTCTCCGGGCCAATTACCCGCTTCCATAGCTTTTCAAATCAGCTCAAAAGCCTTTCCTTCCCGTCTCTTGATCGAAATATAGAAGGACTTTGGTTAATTGCCTCTGGCGCAGTTAAAAAGTTGGTGATCGCTGACAACATTGGTCAGCTTGTAGATATCAGTGCTGAGAGCCTGTCTCGTGCAGGTAGCGGAGATATCTGGCTGCTAGCTTTTGCCTATGGCTTACAGCTCTATTTTGATTTTAGTGGCTATGTCGATGTCGCCAGGGGTAGCGCATTGCTATTAGGCTTCAATCTGCCTCAAAACTTCAACTTCCCCTACTTTGCCCTTAGCATTACTGACTTTTGGCAGCGTTGGCATATCACCTTAGGCGCATGGCTACGCAACTATCTCTACTTTCCTTTAGGCGGATCTCGGCGCGGATTGACTCGAACCTGTTTCAATTTAATGGTGGTGATGCTTATAGCTGGCGCTTGGCACGGTGATCGGTGGGGTTTTGTCGTTTGGGGTGCAATCCACGGTTTGGCTCTGATAGTTCATCGGTTAAACAGAGCCGTATGCGATCGCGCTTCCTGGTTGCAAGCGTTTTGGCAAAGTACACCCGGCGTTGTGATCGCTTGGATCATCACTCAGTTCACTGTCTTCTTTAGCTGGATATTTTTCCGTTTCCCCAACCTTACCGACGCCAGTCTAGCAATACAGCGTTTGTTTGGTCACCGTGCAGACATTCAGTTCGCTCAGAAGGTCTACCTTGATTCCACGGGTTTAAATCGCTCACAGTTACTCCTTCTTCTCAGTTCGCTAGCGATCGCCATCGGCATTGCCTATCTAATTCATCAAGGCTTAAAGCTTCAAATCAGCTGGCCGGTCAAAGTGCTACTACTCCCGCTTTGTGGTTTCTTTGCCTGGATACTGGCTCCTGATATGGCATTACCCTTTATCTACTTCGATTTCTAA
- a CDS encoding Uma2 family endonuclease, whose product MVSQPLDTLPSTEDLPCSDDTPVDNEDQNLLPNLLLLSLASLWSTRMDWFFAVDMAVYHTTGISPKVPVVPDAFLSLGVERKKNGKSRKSYAVWEENGTVPTFVLEMVSHRYDDEYDEKMALYAQLGVLYYVLYNPEYWQRHQHQPFEVYRLEEDGYRLKIGEPYWMPEIGIGIGRGRQVVGGIEQEVLLWHDAQGKAYPLSEQIIADMQIDISAERQKAETERQRAEAERQRADRLAAYLRSQGIDPDTIT is encoded by the coding sequence ATGGTTTCCCAACCGCTTGACACACTTCCTAGCACTGAAGATCTCCCCTGTTCGGATGATACGCCTGTGGATAATGAAGATCAAAATCTACTGCCTAATCTGCTGCTGCTATCGCTTGCAAGCTTGTGGTCGACGCGGATGGATTGGTTTTTTGCGGTAGATATGGCGGTGTATCACACGACTGGCATTAGTCCTAAGGTACCCGTTGTACCTGATGCCTTTTTAAGTCTGGGGGTTGAGCGCAAGAAAAACGGAAAGTCTCGTAAAAGCTATGCCGTTTGGGAAGAGAATGGAACGGTGCCGACTTTTGTCTTAGAGATGGTTTCTCATCGCTACGACGATGAATACGACGAGAAGATGGCCCTCTATGCTCAGCTCGGTGTGCTGTATTACGTGCTGTACAACCCTGAGTATTGGCAACGACATCAGCATCAGCCCTTTGAAGTTTACAGACTGGAGGAAGACGGCTATCGGCTGAAAATTGGTGAGCCGTACTGGATGCCTGAGATTGGTATCGGTATTGGTAGAGGTCGGCAAGTAGTTGGTGGCATCGAGCAGGAGGTGCTGCTGTGGCACGACGCCCAAGGGAAGGCGTATCCGCTATCAGAGCAGATAATTGCGGATATGCAGATTGACATTAGTGCAGAAAGGCAAAAAGCAGAAACAGAAAGGCAAAGAGCGGAGGCGGAAAGGCAAAGAGCAGATCGGCTGGCCGCGTACTTGAGATCGCAAGGAATCGATCCTGACACAATTACGTAA